Proteins encoded in a region of the Streptomyces sp. NBC_00513 genome:
- a CDS encoding ABC transporter permease, which yields MTDNRVAASQRADHQRADQQTADHQPAASRPAAAEATAAPARDVPPGSSPWQLARRELRRRPTVRVSLCVVLLFVLMAVGAPWLGSLGGWSPNEFDKSAIDPYLAGQPLGSFGGIGSAHWLGVEPVTGRDLFARVVAGAQVSLLIAFAATAIVVAVGTAAGIAAGYFGGRVDAVLSRLMDLTMSFPSLIFMIAMLSVAKDVNRIVLMTAVIGLFGWPGVARVVRGQTLSLKHREYVDAARVAGAGSWRILTRDVLPGVAGPVIAYTTLLIPGMISTEAALSYLGVGVRPPTPSWGQMIAESVAYYETDPVYFVIPSVFLFLAVLAFTLLGDALRDILDPRGGRT from the coding sequence ATGACCGACAACCGAGTCGCCGCATCCCAACGCGCCGACCATCAACGCGCCGACCAGCAGACCGCCGACCACCAGCCCGCCGCATCCCGACCCGCCGCGGCCGAGGCGACTGCCGCCCCGGCCAGGGACGTTCCCCCGGGCAGCAGCCCCTGGCAGCTCGCCCGCCGTGAACTCCGTCGTCGCCCCACCGTCCGCGTCAGCCTCTGCGTCGTCCTCCTCTTCGTCCTGATGGCCGTCGGAGCCCCCTGGCTGGGCTCGCTCGGCGGCTGGTCCCCGAACGAGTTCGACAAGTCCGCCATCGACCCCTACCTCGCGGGCCAACCCCTCGGCTCCTTCGGGGGGATCGGCTCCGCGCACTGGCTGGGCGTCGAACCCGTCACCGGCCGCGACCTGTTCGCCCGCGTCGTGGCCGGCGCCCAGGTCTCCCTCCTGATCGCCTTCGCCGCCACCGCCATCGTGGTGGCCGTCGGCACGGCCGCCGGGATCGCCGCCGGCTACTTCGGCGGCCGCGTCGACGCGGTGCTCTCCCGCCTGATGGACCTCACCATGTCCTTCCCGTCCCTGATCTTCATGATCGCCATGCTCTCGGTGGCCAAGGACGTCAACCGGATCGTGCTCATGACCGCCGTCATCGGCCTCTTCGGCTGGCCCGGCGTCGCCCGCGTGGTCCGGGGCCAGACCCTCTCCCTCAAGCACCGCGAGTACGTGGACGCCGCCCGCGTCGCCGGCGCCGGCTCCTGGCGCATCCTGACCCGCGACGTCCTCCCGGGCGTAGCCGGGCCGGTGATCGCCTACACCACCCTGCTGATCCCCGGAATGATCAGCACCGAGGCCGCCCTCAGCTACCTCGGTGTCGGGGTCCGCCCGCCCACCCCGTCCTGGGGCCAGATGATCGCCGAGTCCGTGGCCTACTACGAGACCGACCCCGTGTACTTCGTCATCCCGAGCGTCTTCCTCTTCCTCGCGGTCCTCGCCTTCACCCTGCTCGGCGACGCGCTGCGCGACATCCTCGACCCGAGGGGCGGGCGGACGTGA
- a CDS encoding ABC transporter permease — protein sequence MILYLARRLLALAGVLLAIAAVTFVIFQVLPSDPAAAACGKTCGPERLADVREYLGLDQPLWSRFVHFLTGIFTGRTLGTGQYAVRCDFPCLGYSYENSLPVWDLLMDRLPVSASLAVGAAVLWLVLGLGAGVTAALRKDTATDRTLMVGAVAAASLPVYFTSVMLIFGVIRVAGLLPYPTYRALADDPLGWASNLLLPWTALALLYAAMYARQSRGSMIEAMAEPYIRTARAKGMPERTVVVKHGLRSGMTPILTIFGMDLGGLLAGAVITESIFGLPGVGRLFYGALVSSDQPVVLGVTLLAAFFIVLANLAVDLLYAVVDPRVRY from the coding sequence GTGATCCTCTACCTGGCCCGCCGGCTGCTCGCCCTCGCGGGCGTGCTCCTCGCCATCGCCGCCGTCACCTTCGTCATCTTCCAGGTCCTGCCCTCCGACCCGGCCGCCGCGGCCTGCGGCAAGACCTGCGGTCCCGAACGACTCGCCGACGTCCGCGAGTACCTCGGTCTCGACCAGCCCCTCTGGAGCCGGTTCGTCCACTTCCTCACCGGCATCTTCACCGGCCGCACCCTCGGCACCGGCCAGTACGCCGTCCGGTGCGACTTCCCCTGCCTGGGCTACTCCTACGAGAACTCCCTGCCCGTCTGGGACCTGCTGATGGACCGGCTCCCCGTCTCCGCCTCCCTCGCCGTCGGCGCGGCCGTCCTGTGGCTGGTCCTCGGTCTCGGCGCCGGGGTCACCGCCGCCCTGCGCAAGGACACCGCCACCGACAGGACGCTCATGGTCGGCGCCGTCGCCGCCGCCTCACTGCCCGTCTACTTCACCTCGGTGATGCTGATCTTCGGGGTCATCCGCGTCGCGGGACTGCTGCCCTACCCGACCTACCGGGCCCTCGCCGACGACCCGCTCGGCTGGGCCTCCAACCTGCTCCTGCCCTGGACCGCGCTCGCCCTGCTCTACGCAGCCATGTACGCCCGCCAGAGCCGGGGTTCGATGATCGAGGCGATGGCCGAGCCGTACATCCGCACCGCCCGCGCCAAGGGGATGCCCGAACGCACCGTCGTGGTCAAACACGGGCTGCGCTCCGGCATGACACCCATCCTCACCATCTTCGGCATGGACCTCGGCGGGCTCCTCGCCGGCGCCGTCATCACCGAGTCCATCTTCGGACTCCCCGGTGTCGGGCGGCTGTTCTACGGGGCGCTCGTCAGCTCCGACCAACCCGTGGTCCTCGGAGTCACCCTGCTCGCCGCCTTCTTCATCGTCCTCGCCAATCTCGCCGTGGACCTCCTGTACGCCGTCGTCGACCCGAGGGTGAGGTACTGA
- a CDS encoding ABC transporter ATP-binding protein: MDAPAPPPPLLEVRDLRVTFTTPRGVVRAVDSLGFTVEAGRTLGIVGESGSGKSVTSLAVMGLHRGAEVGGSVALDGEELTGMSEKRLSRIRGRRMAMIFQDPLSSLHPYYTVGEQIAEHVRVHLRSGRAAARKRAVDMLGEVGIPEPAQRAGEYPHQFSGGMRQRAMIAMALACEPDLLIADEPTTALDVTVQAQILELIARLQQDRGLGVVMITHDLGVVARVAHEVLVMYGGRVAERADVDALFADPAHPYTRGLLDSLPRLDDPDDAPLRAIAGSPPSPAHPTPGCAFAPRCPMATALCTDVRPELVPHAGGRTVACHHPGTRYAKEVA; the protein is encoded by the coding sequence ATGGACGCCCCCGCACCACCGCCACCCCTGCTCGAAGTCCGCGACCTGCGCGTCACGTTCACCACCCCGCGCGGGGTCGTACGGGCCGTCGACTCGCTCGGCTTCACCGTCGAGGCCGGCCGCACGCTCGGAATCGTCGGGGAATCGGGCTCGGGCAAGTCCGTCACCTCGCTCGCCGTCATGGGTCTGCACCGCGGCGCCGAGGTCGGCGGTTCCGTCGCCCTCGACGGGGAGGAGCTCACCGGGATGTCCGAGAAACGGCTGTCCCGGATCCGCGGCCGTCGGATGGCCATGATCTTCCAGGATCCGCTGAGCAGCCTGCACCCCTACTACACCGTCGGTGAGCAGATCGCCGAGCACGTCCGCGTGCACCTGCGGTCCGGGCGGGCCGCCGCCCGCAAACGGGCGGTCGACATGCTCGGCGAGGTCGGCATCCCCGAACCGGCCCAGCGGGCGGGGGAGTACCCGCACCAGTTCTCCGGAGGCATGCGTCAGCGTGCCATGATCGCGATGGCCCTGGCCTGCGAACCGGACCTGCTGATCGCCGACGAGCCGACGACCGCGCTCGACGTCACGGTGCAGGCCCAGATCCTGGAGCTGATCGCCCGGCTCCAACAGGACCGGGGCCTCGGCGTCGTGATGATCACCCACGACCTGGGGGTGGTGGCCCGCGTCGCCCACGAGGTGCTCGTCATGTACGGCGGCCGGGTCGCCGAACGAGCGGACGTGGACGCGCTGTTCGCGGACCCCGCCCACCCCTACACCCGCGGGCTGCTGGACTCGCTGCCCCGGCTCGACGACCCGGACGACGCCCCGCTGCGGGCCATCGCCGGCTCCCCGCCCTCGCCGGCGCACCCGACGCCGGGCTGTGCCTTCGCGCCGCGCTGCCCGATGGCCACCGCGCTGTGCACGGACGTACGACCGGAACTCGTGCCCCACGCCGGCGGGCGGACGGTGGCCTGCCACCACCCCGGGACCCGGTACGCGAAGGAGGTGGCCTGA
- a CDS encoding oligopeptide/dipeptide ABC transporter ATP-binding protein has product MATPTTEPTSADTAADTLLSVRDLTMTFPGRRSVTGRRGAPVRAVDGVSFDLAAGETLGLVGESGCGKSTTGRMLVRLLEPTSGSVTFDGRDISRLSQGALRPLRRDLQMVFQDPHSSLNPRQTVARIISDPLLVQGWSAADARRRAVELMELVGLVPEHVDRYPHEFSGGQAQRVGIARSLATGPRLVIADEPVSALDVSVQAQIVNLLERLRTELGLAYVFIAHDLSVVKRISDRVAVMYLGRIVEIGDKRALYENPQHPYTRALLSAVPLPDPAAERRRERIVLLGDPPSPAAPPPGCAFHPRCPKAREICRAERPVLRSAASREVACHFPGD; this is encoded by the coding sequence ATGGCCACGCCCACCACCGAGCCCACCTCGGCGGACACCGCCGCGGACACCCTGTTGTCCGTACGCGACCTGACCATGACCTTCCCCGGCAGGCGGTCGGTGACCGGGCGTCGGGGGGCGCCCGTGCGCGCCGTCGACGGGGTCTCCTTCGACCTGGCGGCGGGCGAGACCCTCGGGTTGGTCGGGGAGTCGGGCTGCGGGAAGTCCACCACCGGCCGGATGCTCGTACGGCTGCTGGAGCCCACCTCCGGCAGTGTCACCTTCGACGGACGGGACATCAGCCGGCTCTCCCAGGGCGCCCTTCGGCCCCTGCGGCGCGACCTCCAGATGGTGTTCCAGGATCCGCACTCCTCCCTCAACCCCCGCCAGACGGTGGCCCGGATCATCTCCGACCCGCTGCTCGTGCAGGGCTGGTCGGCGGCCGACGCCCGGCGCAGGGCGGTCGAGCTGATGGAACTGGTCGGCCTCGTCCCCGAACACGTCGACCGCTACCCGCACGAGTTCTCCGGCGGTCAGGCCCAACGCGTCGGTATCGCGCGCTCGTTGGCCACCGGACCCCGGTTGGTCATCGCGGACGAGCCCGTGTCCGCCCTGGACGTCTCCGTACAGGCCCAGATCGTCAACCTGTTGGAGCGGCTGCGCACGGAACTGGGCCTGGCGTACGTGTTCATCGCCCACGACCTCTCCGTCGTCAAGCGGATCAGCGACCGGGTCGCCGTCATGTACCTGGGCCGGATCGTGGAGATCGGCGACAAACGCGCCCTGTACGAGAACCCCCAACACCCCTACACCCGGGCCCTGCTGTCCGCGGTGCCGCTGCCGGACCCGGCCGCCGAGCGGCGGCGCGAGCGGATCGTGCTGCTCGGCGACCCCCCGAGCCCGGCCGCCCCGCCACCCGGCTGCGCCTTCCACCCGAGGTGCCCGAAGGCGCGGGAGATCTGCCGCGCGGAGCGGCCCGTGCTCCGGTCCGCCGCCTCGCGAGAGGTGGCCTGTCACTTCCCGGGTGACTGA